Proteins encoded together in one Vicinamibacterales bacterium window:
- a CDS encoding NADPH:quinone reductase has protein sequence MKAIVVREFGDPQVMRIEEVPVPTPASEQILVRVRAAGVNPVDTYIRRGAYARRPTLPFTPGADAAGKVEAVGPLVARFVRGDRVYVTGTIAGSYGAYAELAVCHVSQVHPLPESVSYQQGAAIGVPYGTAYRALVQRGQARPGETVLVHGASGGVGTAALQLCRAFGLVAFGTAGTDRGLGLLSEQGADQAFNHRSPDYTDQILAATDGRGVDVVIEMLANVNLDRDIALLARGGRVVIVGNRGTVEIDPRQIMARDADVRGMLLFNTPPDAMAEIHAALGAGLRAGTLKPVVGREFPLADAPLAHEAVMSPGAHGKIVVRP, from the coding sequence GTGAAAGCGATTGTCGTCCGCGAGTTTGGTGACCCACAGGTGATGCGCATCGAGGAGGTGCCGGTGCCGACACCCGCTTCCGAGCAAATCCTCGTGCGTGTCCGCGCCGCCGGTGTGAACCCAGTGGACACGTACATTCGCCGCGGCGCCTACGCTCGCCGGCCGACTCTGCCCTTCACGCCGGGCGCCGATGCGGCGGGGAAAGTGGAGGCCGTGGGCCCCCTCGTCGCGAGGTTTGTCCGAGGAGATCGCGTGTATGTCACGGGCACGATCGCCGGTTCGTACGGCGCATACGCCGAGCTGGCCGTCTGCCATGTCAGCCAGGTCCATCCGCTTCCAGAAAGCGTGTCGTACCAGCAGGGTGCGGCGATCGGCGTCCCCTACGGCACGGCGTACCGCGCGCTCGTCCAGCGTGGCCAGGCGCGCCCCGGTGAGACAGTCCTCGTGCACGGCGCGAGCGGTGGGGTGGGAACAGCGGCGCTCCAACTCTGCCGCGCGTTCGGTCTCGTCGCCTTCGGAACCGCGGGCACGGACCGCGGGCTCGGACTCCTCTCGGAACAGGGGGCCGATCAGGCATTCAACCACCGCTCCCCGGACTACACCGATCAGATCCTCGCGGCCACGGATGGGCGCGGCGTGGACGTCGTGATCGAAATGCTCGCCAACGTCAACCTCGACCGGGATATCGCGCTGCTCGCCCGCGGCGGGCGCGTGGTCATCGTCGGCAATCGCGGGACGGTCGAGATCGACCCGCGCCAGATCATGGCCCGCGACGCGGACGTCCGCGGCATGCTCCTCTTCAACACGCCGCCCGACGCGATGGCGGAGATCCATGCTGCGCTCGGTGCAGGCCTCCGCGCTGGCACACTGAAACCCGTCGTGGGACGCGAGTTCCCGCTCGCCGACGCCCCATTGGCGCACGAAGCCGTGATGTCGCCCGGCGCGCACGGGAAGATCGTGGTGAGGCCCTAG